The following are encoded in a window of Onthophagus taurus isolate NC chromosome 3, IU_Otau_3.0, whole genome shotgun sequence genomic DNA:
- the LOC111422005 gene encoding E3 ubiquitin-protein ligase Hakai, whose protein sequence is MDDGPPKRGRGRGRGARGRGRGRGRGRGRGKKAIKVIESDDESESVLQDSTEEQTTQQEENPVENNENDAPKIDLEADISQLEAPTFTTINRGPPEPMLRLNWNHKVNLIGEKVLNPMIHCCDKCTKPILIYGRMIPCKHVFCLACAKQEQSQCPRCLDKVTRVEQTGLGTVFMCTHGGTRYGSSGCRRTYLSQRDLQAHINHRHVSSQTPPIENPEPERPPARPPSKMDPRASVTIAQNLRQRATPLQGAGVRTNLITVPIQDSAPVVHETVTQTQSYYAQYQQTPSYNQSLPPPMHLPPPQQSQYFATPPAYSPVQTYPTYSSNAPPSQYTTPSLSQPRGTNQYDFGNAPPPQWGSNQQYYR, encoded by the exons ATGGATGATGGTCCCCCAAAAAGGGGTCGAGGTCGTGGTCGTGGAGCTCGCGGAAGAGGAAGAGGTCGAGGTAGAGGAAGAGGACGGGGAAAAAAAGCGATAAAGGTAATTGAAAGTGATGATGAGTCGGAAAGTGTTCTTCAAGATTCAACTGAAGAGCAAACAACTCAACAGGAAGAGAATCCCGtcgaaaataatgaaaacgaTGCCccaaaaa tTGATTTGGAAGCTGATATTTCTCAATTGGAAGCCCCCACATTTACTACTATTAATAGAGGACCACCGGAACCTATGTTACGATTAAATTGGAATCATAAAGTGAATTTGATTGGGGAGAAGGTGCTAAATCCTATGATTCATTGTTGTGATAAATGTACGAAGCCTATTTTGATTTATGGAAGAATG attcCTTGTAAACACGTTTTTTGTTTGGCTTGTGCTAAACAAGAACAATCACAGTGTCCCAGGTGTTTAGATAAAGTAACGCGAGTGGAGCAAACTGGTTTAGGAACAGTTTTTATGTGTACTCATGGTGGGACTCGTTATGGCTCTTCAGGTTGTCGTAGAACTTATTTATCTCAACGCGATCTTCAAGCACATATTAATCACAGACATGTATCATCACAAACGCCTCCAATTGAAAATCCAGAGCCAGAACGACCTCCAGCTAGACCACCTAGTAAAATGGATCCAAGAGCAAGTGTGACAATAGCCCAAAATCTCAGACAAAGAGCAACACCTTTACAAGGAGCTGGAGTTCgaactaatttaataactGTTCCCATCCAAGACTCGGCTCCGGTTGTTCATGAAACAGTGACTCAAACCCAATCGTATTACGCCCAATATCAACAGACTCCAAGTTATAATCAAAGTTTGCCACCTCCTATGCATCTTCCTCCGCCACAACAAAGTCAATATTTTGCGACACCTCCAGCTTATAGCCCTGTACAAACGTATCCAACTTATAGCAGTAATGCTCCTCCATCTCAATATACTACACCATCATTATCCCAACCTAGAGGGACAAATCAGTACGATTTTGGGAATGCTCCACCGCCGCAATGGGGTAGTAATCAACAATATTATAGATAA
- the LOC111422009 gene encoding ATP-binding cassette sub-family F member 1, translated as MSKKRGNKKNQDLDDDFNETKPAVEAKSSKTAKGKNKKGKNKTDDWSDDENKTKIPSDNEEIPKENKNNVSKVVKKGKKNKNKNDDDWGDEKDVELNLKDISDDETPVMVKKTQKKSKNKKNKVESDEEDDNAAKDDEKTEELVEEDPEIEGELKPIKKKNKKKNIKKFKPPSEDEDENLDDVIENEEKEGIVEVEKVKEEKVGDTKSEMEKQLEEINDKLVETKLEEPTEMKEIEKKLTHKEKKKKKKEEEYQKQMEMMMKKGGQGHSELDSNFTVSQMQKTVGQMAAMENAVDIKVENFSISAKGKDLFVNANLLIAQGRHYGLVGPNGHGKTTLLRHIAQRAFTIPPNIDILYCEQEVVADDYTAVESVLKADVKRTELLDEAKKLEEEAQSGKLDVQDRLNEVYAELKAIGADSAEPRARRILAGLGFSKEMQNRQTKNFSGGWRMRVSLARALYLEPTLLLLDEPTNHLDLNAVIWLDNYLQGWKKTLLIVSHDQSFLDNVCNEIIHLDQCKLYYYKGNYSMFKKMFVQKRKEMIKEYEKQEKKIKEMKAHGQSKKQAEKKQKEVLTRKQEKNRTKMQKTEDDVQMTELLQKPKDYIVKFSFPEPPPLQPPILGLHNVTFAYPTQKPLFIKTDFGIDLNSRVAIVGPNGVGKSTFLKLLTSDIQPLEGEVRKNYRLRIGRFDQHSGEHLTAEETPSEYLMRLFDLPYEKARKQLGTFGLASHAHTIKMKDLSGGQKARVALAELCLNAPDVVILDEPTNNLDIESIDALADAINDYKGGVIIVSHDERLIRETDCALYVIEDQTINEVEGDFDDYRKELLDSLGEVINNPSVAANAAVLQ; from the exons ATGTCGAAAAAACGTGGTAATAAGAAAAATCAGGACCTGGACGACGACTTCAATGAAACGAAACCTGCCGTAGAAGCAAAATCCTCGAAAACGGCgaaaggaaaaaataaaaaaggcaAGAATAAGACTGATGATTGGAGTgatgatgaaaataaaacaaagatcCCGTCAGATAACGAGGAAATAcccaaagaaaataagaataatGTGAGTAAAGTTGTGAAGAAAGgcaaaaagaacaaaaacaaaaacgatGATGATTGGGGTGATGAGAAGGATGTTGAATTGAATTTGAAAGATATTTCGGATGATGAAACTCCGGTTATGGTGAAAAagacacaaaaaaaat ctaaaaataaaaagaataaggTTGAATCTGATGAAGAGGATGATAATGCTGCTAAAGATGATGAAAAAACTGAGGAATTAGTTGAGGAAGATCCTGAAATTGAAGGGGAATTAAAAccaataaagaagaaaaataaaaagaaaaata taaaaaaatttaaaccacCATCGgaagatgaagatgaaaatttAGATGATGTaatagaaaatgaagaaaaagaaggaATTGTTGAAGTTGAGaaagtaaaagaagaaaaggtaGGTGATACTAAAAGTGAAATGGAAAAACaattagaagaaataaatgataaattggTTGAAACAAAACTCGAAGAACCCACTGAAatgaaagaaatagaaaaaaaattgacccacaaagaaaagaaaaagaagaaaaaagaagaagaatatcAAAAACAAATGGAAATGATGATGAAAAAAGGTGGTCAAGGTCATTCCGAACTAGACTCAAACTTTACAGTTTCACAGATGCAAAAAACCGTGGGTCAAATGGCGGCAATGGAAAACGCTGTCGACATAAAAGTTGAAAACTTTAGCATTTCCGCCAAAGGAAAAGATTTATTTGTTAACGCTAATTTATTAATCGCCCAAGGTCGTCATTATGGTTTAGTTGGCCCTAACGGTCATGGAAAAACCACTTTATTACGTCACATCGCTCAAAGAGCTTTTACAATACCTCCAAACATCGATATATTATATTGCGAACAAGAAGTTGTCGCCGACGATTATACAGCCGTCGAATCGGTGCTTAAAGCGGACGTGAAACGTACGGAATTACTTGATGAGGCGAAAAAATTAGAGGAAGAGGCTCAATCGGGAAAATTGGACGTTCAAGATAGGTTAAATGAGGTTTATGCGGAATTAAAGGCTATCGGGGCTGATTCTGCTGAGCCTAGGGCGAGAAGAATTTTAGCTGGGTTAGGATTTTCTAAAGAAATGcag aatcgTCAAACGAAAAACTTTTCTGGTGGGTGGAGAATGCGTGTGTCTTTAGCTAGAGCTTTATATTTAGAACCAACTTTATTATTACTCGACGAACCTACAAATCATTTAGATTTAAACGCCGTAATTTGGCTCGATAA ttatttacaaggatggaaaaaaactttattaatcgTATCTCATGACCAATCTTTCTTAGATAATGTTTGTAACGAAATTATTCATTTAGATCAAtgtaaattgtattattataaAGGTAATTATTCAATGTTCAAGAAAATGTTTGTTCAAAAACGTAAAGAGATGATTAAAGAGTATGAAAAGCAAGAGAAAaagattaaagaaatgaaagcGCATGGACAATCTAAAAAACAAGCC gaaaagaaacaaaaagaagttttaactcggaaacaagaaaaaaatagaacAAAGATGCAAAAAACCGAGGATGACGTTCAAATGACCGAGTTATTACAAAAACCAAAAGATTAcattgttaaattttctttcccAGAACCTCCACCTTTACAACCACCAATTTTAGGACTTCAca atgttACTTTTGCTTATCCAACTCAAAAACctttatttatcaaaaccgATTTTGGAATTGACTTAAACAGTCGCGTAGCTATCGTTGGGCCGAATGGAGTTGGAAAATcaacgtttttaaaattattaaccaGCGATATACAACCATTAGAGGGAGaagttcgaaaaaattatcgttta cgTATTGGACGTTTTGATCAACACTCCGGCGAGCATTTAACCGCGGAAGAAACCCCCTCGGAGTATTTAATGCGCCTCTTTGATTTACCCTATGAAAAAGCTCGAAAACAACTTGGAACTTTTGGTTTGGCGAGCCATGCGCATACAATTAAAATGAAGGATTTATCTGGTGGACAAAAAGCCCGGGTTGCTTTAGCAGAGCTTTGTTTAAATGCACCCGATGTTGTTATTCTT GATGAACCCACGAATAATTTAGATATAGAATCAATTGATGCTTTAGCTGATGCAATAAACGATTATAAAGGTGGTGTTATTATCGTTTCTCACGACGAGAGACTTATTCGAGAAACCGATTGTGCTCTTTACGTAATTGAAGATCAGACTATCAATGAAGTTGAAGGTGATTTCGACGATTATAGAAAAGAATTACTCGATAGTTTGGGAGAGGTTATTAATAATCCAAGTGTAGCTGCAAACGCCGCTGTATTACAGTAA
- the LOC111422007 gene encoding coiled-coil domain-containing protein 186 isoform X1 translates to METSESGVGENIAVKSLQDVNNFPEGVRKDDFESESDYVNSSEDDNKVLDSETECEKVKVCGKCEDLEVQLLSLYGRFNGLEEKFKKLGEAKEMLQSKYDNVLKEKEQAVKDKETMVLRYACSEKNVIEQKYAKDALEKKHKECLREIDILQYKVNQMGTEKARICQMLDNKCHELKQSQTEVQHTKTDLANLETKMKWLQNNLKSELDMRKEKESKIEGLNVKLQEVLNEIDQTKKESQESIKNFHTSQENRAHLLDQQLKEQQATLIMLRHEKNDKEQQIKLLQSEMEKAQSKHKNVLDENNELSQKVQQLERDRLEMEQKLSELRCYADQQREDAADLCSKNAELAQIKLQLKNEQEQLSAYKEQMNHLKLRNSELESDMESCHIKEADLLLFTQQLTDKNVRLQSEFTAMETKVQQLICEQTLLKRGTKEQETKAILLSNQLMEEKKKSSSEIETLLKKLEDKSKLCDQLTVEIGDQKGENAVIKRKFELSLREVNKELNQCRKKLDQYENNNCLSTVISSSSSSSTSLNGVVTERNGGELLQSNHFEDQVKVVQPERVLDKQALIEHIVKLQRVSARKSEKIDFLEEHVNTLVAELQKKSRLLHNYILREQTGALSSNSMDNNKAILAKYPGVMSSMYSSKISDNNLTLELSLDINRKLQAVLEDALLENITLKENVDTLGVEIEKLSKKIKT, encoded by the exons ATGGAGACATCGGAAAGCGGTGTGGGCGAAAATATTGCGGTAAAATCCCTTCAAGATGTTAACAACTTTCCAGAAGGGGTTCGTAAAGATGACTTTGAAAGCGAATCCGATTACGTTAATTCCTCAGAAGATGATAATAAGGTCCTCGATAGTGAAACAGAGTGTGAAAAGGTAAAAGTGTGTGGAAAATGTGAAGATTTAGAGGTGCAATTATTGAGTCTTTATGGAAGGTTTAATGGGTTGGAGgagaaatttaagaaattggGGGAAGCTAAGGAGATGTTACAGAGTAAATATGATAAT gtacttaaagaaaaagaacaaGCTGTTAAAGACAAAGAAACTATGGTATTAAGATACGCTTGTAGTGAAAAAAATGTGATCGagcaaaaatatgcaaaagaCGCTTTAGAAAAGAAACATAAAGAATGTTTGCGAGAGATTGATATTTTGCAGTACAAAGTTAACCAAATGGGCACGGAGAAAGCTAGAATTTGTCAAATGTTAGATAATAAg TGTcatgaattaaaacaaagtcAAACCGAGGTGCAACACACAAAAACTGATTTGGCTAATCTAGAAACTAAAATGaaatggttacaaaataatttaaaaagcgAATTGGATATGaggaaagaaaaagaatctaAAATTGAAGGTTTAAACGTAAAATTACAAGAAGTTTTAAACGAAATTGATCAAACGAAAAAAGAGAGTCaagaaagtattaaaaattttcatacatCACAGGAAAATCGAGCTCATCTTTTAg atCAACAATTAAAAGAACAACAAGCAACGTTAATCATGTTGCGACATGAAAAAAACGATAAAgaacaacaaattaaattgttacaaaGTGAAATGGAAAAGGCCCAAAGCAaacacaaaaatgttttagatgaAAATAATGAGTTATCGCAAAAGGTGCAACAATTAGAAAGAGATCGGTTAGAAATGGAGCAAAAATTGAGTGAGTTACGATGTTATGCCGACCAACAAAGAGAAGATGCGGCCGATTTATGCTCGAAAAATGCTGAGTTGGcccaaattaaattacaattaaaaaa tGAACAAGAACAATTAAGTGCTTATAAAGAGCAAATGAACCATCTAAAACTAAGAAATAGTGAATTAGAATCCGATATGGAATCTTGTCATATAAAAGAGgctgatttattattatttactcaACAATTAACCGATAAAAATGTTAGGTTACAATCGGAGTTTACAGCAATGGAAACTAag GTTCAACAATTAATATGTGAACAAACGTTATTAAAGAGAGGTACGAAAGAGCAAGAAACGAAAGCGATTTTATTATCGAACCAATTAatggaagaaaaaaagaaatcttcgAGTGAAattgaaactttattaaaaaaattggaagataaatcaaaattatgcgATCAATTAACTGTGGAAATTGGCGATCAAAAAGGTGAAAATGCCgttataaaacgaaaattcgAATTATCATTGCGAGAAGTCAACAAGGAGTTGAATCAGTGTCGGAAAAAATTGGACCAatacgaaaataataattgtttaagtACGGTTAttagtagtagtagtagttCGAGTACTTCGTTAAACGGGGTTGTTACTGAGAGAAATGGGGGCGAATTGCTTCAAAGTAATCATTTCGAAGATCAAGTTAAg gTTGTTCAACCTGAAAGGGTTTTAGATAAACAAGCTTTAATTGAACATATAGTTAAATTGCAAAGGGTTAGTGCTAGAAAATcggaaaaaatcgattttcttgaGGAACATGTTAATACTTTGGTGGCggagttacaaaaaaaatcaaggttattacataattatattttacgTGAACAAACTGGTGCTTTATCTTCTAATAGTATGGATAATAATAAG GCGATCTTAGCAAAATATCCCGGAGTAATGTCTTCAATGTACAGTTCAAAAATTTCCGATAACAATTTAACCTTAGAATTATCATTAGATATCAACCGGAAATTGCAGGCTGTACTTGAAGACGCTTTACTTGAAAATATCACTTTAAAGGAAAATGTAGATACTTTGGGAgtggaaattgaaaaattaagcaaaaaaattaagacaTAA
- the LOC111422007 gene encoding coiled-coil domain-containing protein 186 isoform X2, whose protein sequence is METSESGVGENIAVKSLQDVNNFPEGVRKDDFESESDYVNSSEDDNKVLDSETECEKVKVCGKCEDLEVQLLSLYGRFNGLEEKFKKLGEAKEMLQSKYDNVLKEKEQAVKDKETMVLRYACSEKNVIEQKYAKDALEKKHKECLREIDILQYKVNQMGTEKARICQMLDNKCHELKQSQTEVQHTKTDLANLETKMKWLQNNLKSELDMRKEKESKIEGLNVKLQEVLNEIDQTKKESQESIKNFHTSQENRAHLLDQQLKEQQATLIMLRHEKNDKEQQIKLLQSEMEKAQSKHKNVLDENNELSQKVQQLERDRLEMEQKLSELRCYADQQREDAADLCSKNAELAQIKLQLKNEQEQLSAYKEQMNHLKLRNSELESDMESCHIKEADLLLFTQQLTDKNVRLQSEFTAMETKVQQLICEQTLLKRGTKEQETKAILLSNQLMEEKKKSSSEIETLLKKLEDKSKLCDQLTVEIGDQKGENAVIKRKFELSLREVNKELNQCRKKLDQYENNNCLSTVISSSSSSSTSLNGVVTERNGGELLQSNHFEDQVKVVQPERVLDKQALIEHIVKLQRVSARKSEKIDFLEEHVNTLVAELQKKSRLLHNYILREQTGALSSNSMDNNKSSKFWRS, encoded by the exons ATGGAGACATCGGAAAGCGGTGTGGGCGAAAATATTGCGGTAAAATCCCTTCAAGATGTTAACAACTTTCCAGAAGGGGTTCGTAAAGATGACTTTGAAAGCGAATCCGATTACGTTAATTCCTCAGAAGATGATAATAAGGTCCTCGATAGTGAAACAGAGTGTGAAAAGGTAAAAGTGTGTGGAAAATGTGAAGATTTAGAGGTGCAATTATTGAGTCTTTATGGAAGGTTTAATGGGTTGGAGgagaaatttaagaaattggGGGAAGCTAAGGAGATGTTACAGAGTAAATATGATAAT gtacttaaagaaaaagaacaaGCTGTTAAAGACAAAGAAACTATGGTATTAAGATACGCTTGTAGTGAAAAAAATGTGATCGagcaaaaatatgcaaaagaCGCTTTAGAAAAGAAACATAAAGAATGTTTGCGAGAGATTGATATTTTGCAGTACAAAGTTAACCAAATGGGCACGGAGAAAGCTAGAATTTGTCAAATGTTAGATAATAAg TGTcatgaattaaaacaaagtcAAACCGAGGTGCAACACACAAAAACTGATTTGGCTAATCTAGAAACTAAAATGaaatggttacaaaataatttaaaaagcgAATTGGATATGaggaaagaaaaagaatctaAAATTGAAGGTTTAAACGTAAAATTACAAGAAGTTTTAAACGAAATTGATCAAACGAAAAAAGAGAGTCaagaaagtattaaaaattttcatacatCACAGGAAAATCGAGCTCATCTTTTAg atCAACAATTAAAAGAACAACAAGCAACGTTAATCATGTTGCGACATGAAAAAAACGATAAAgaacaacaaattaaattgttacaaaGTGAAATGGAAAAGGCCCAAAGCAaacacaaaaatgttttagatgaAAATAATGAGTTATCGCAAAAGGTGCAACAATTAGAAAGAGATCGGTTAGAAATGGAGCAAAAATTGAGTGAGTTACGATGTTATGCCGACCAACAAAGAGAAGATGCGGCCGATTTATGCTCGAAAAATGCTGAGTTGGcccaaattaaattacaattaaaaaa tGAACAAGAACAATTAAGTGCTTATAAAGAGCAAATGAACCATCTAAAACTAAGAAATAGTGAATTAGAATCCGATATGGAATCTTGTCATATAAAAGAGgctgatttattattatttactcaACAATTAACCGATAAAAATGTTAGGTTACAATCGGAGTTTACAGCAATGGAAACTAag GTTCAACAATTAATATGTGAACAAACGTTATTAAAGAGAGGTACGAAAGAGCAAGAAACGAAAGCGATTTTATTATCGAACCAATTAatggaagaaaaaaagaaatcttcgAGTGAAattgaaactttattaaaaaaattggaagataaatcaaaattatgcgATCAATTAACTGTGGAAATTGGCGATCAAAAAGGTGAAAATGCCgttataaaacgaaaattcgAATTATCATTGCGAGAAGTCAACAAGGAGTTGAATCAGTGTCGGAAAAAATTGGACCAatacgaaaataataattgtttaagtACGGTTAttagtagtagtagtagttCGAGTACTTCGTTAAACGGGGTTGTTACTGAGAGAAATGGGGGCGAATTGCTTCAAAGTAATCATTTCGAAGATCAAGTTAAg gTTGTTCAACCTGAAAGGGTTTTAGATAAACAAGCTTTAATTGAACATATAGTTAAATTGCAAAGGGTTAGTGCTAGAAAATcggaaaaaatcgattttcttgaGGAACATGTTAATACTTTGGTGGCggagttacaaaaaaaatcaaggttattacataattatattttacgTGAACAAACTGGTGCTTTATCTTCTAATAGTATGGATAATAATAAG TCTTCCAAATTTTG GCGATCTTAG
- the LOC111422006 gene encoding tubulin alpha-1C chain-like → MRECISVHIGQAGVQIGNTTWELYCLEHGIEADGKASTTTNDNCYGTFFSEVENGKMVPRAVMVDLEPTVVDEVRTGKYKQLYHPEQLLTGKEDAANNYARGHYSIGKEMIDVVMERLYKLAEQCCGLQGFFVFHSFGGGTGSGFTSLLMQKLSQDFGKKSKLEFVVYPAPQVCTAVVEPYNSILTTHMTLNHSDCAFMVDNEAIYDICRRKLGIERPDYSNLNRLISQVVSSITASLRFDGALNVDLTEFQTNLVPYPRIHFPLASYAPVVSLDKAYHEGMSVSEITSELFEPANQMVKCDPRQGKYMACCLLYRGDVVPKDVNAAIAQMKAKSNVRFVDWCPTGFKVGINYQPPTVVPGGDLARVQRAVCMLSNTTAIAAAWNKLNRKFDLMFAKRAFVHWYTGEGMEEGEFQEAREDLAALERDYEEVSSECCDYDDDKLSDM, encoded by the exons Atg AGGGAGTGTATTTCGGTGCATATCGGACAAGCGGGAGTCCAAATTGGCAATACAACGTGGGAACTCTACTGTTTAGAACATGGTATCGAAGCAGACGGCAAAGCATCAACAACGACAAACGATAATTGTTATGGGACGTTTTTTTCAGAAGtcgaaaatggaaaaatggTGCCAAGAGCTGTTATGGTTGACTTAGAACCTACCGTTGTTG atgAAGTAAGAACtggaaaatataaacaattatatcACCCAGAACAATTATTAACTGGAAAAGAGGATGCAGCTAATAATTATGCTCGAGGTCATTACAGCATAGGAAAAGAAATGATTGATGTGGTGATGGAAAGACTTTATAAATTAGCAGAACAATGTTGTGGATTACAAGGATTTTTTGTATTCCACTCATTCGGAGGTGGAACCGGATCTGGATTTACATCTTTACTCATGCAAAAATTATCGCAAGATTTTGGGAAAAAAAGCAAATTAGAATTTGTTGTTTACCCCGCACCACAA gttTGCACAGCTGTTGTTGAACCttacaattcaattttaaccACTCACATGACTTTAAACCATTCCGATTGTGCTTTTATGGTGGATAACGAAGCGATTTACGACATTTGCCGTCGAAAATTAGGCATCGAACGTCCCGATTATTCCAATTTGAACCGTTTAATCAGCCAAGTTGTGTCTTCTATAACCGCCAGTTTACGTTTTGATGGGGCCTTAAACGTCGATCTCACCgaatttcaaacaaatctaGTTCCATATCCTCGTATTCATTTTCCGTTAGCTTCTTATGCTCCCGTTGTTTCTTTGGATAAAGCATATCATGAAGGGATGTCTGTATCTGAGATAACTTCAGAATTATTTGAACCCGCTAATCAAATGGTGAAATGTGATCCCCGGCAAGGAAAATATATGGCTTGTTGTTTATTATATCGGGGAGATGTTGTTCCTAAAGATGTTAACGCAGCTATTGCTCAAATGAAAGCGAAAAGTAATGTGAGATTTGTTGATTGGTGTCCAACTGGTTTTAAAGTAGGAATTAATTATCAACCACCAACTGTAGTACCAGGTGGTGATTTGGCACGTGTACAAAGAGCCGTTTGTATGTTATCGAATACAACGGCGATAGCTGCTGCTTGGAATAAATTAAATCGTAAATTTGATTTGATGTTTGCAAAAAGGGCTTTTGTTCATTGGTACACTGGTGAAGGTATGGAAGAGGGTGAATTTCAAGAAGCCAGAGAAGATTTGGCTGCCTTAGAAAGAGATTACGAAGAAGTTTCATCTGAATGTTGCGATTACGATGATGATAAATTGTCCGATATGTAA